The Collimonas sp. PA-H2 genome contains a region encoding:
- a CDS encoding nitrate reductase yields the protein MNMSQSFPLQPAAKLAGTLTTCPYCGVGCGVRATVNGDGQVDIAGDETHASNLGRLCVKGSALGETVALDGRLLYPQMRSDDQQSMQRVSWDAALDKVAHGFRQIIEQHGPDSVALYVSGQLLTEDYYVANKLMKGYIGSANIDTNSRLCMSSAVAGHKRAFGADLVPVCYEDLELADLVVLVGSNTAWCHPILFQRIAKIRETRPQMKLVVIDPRRTATCELADLHLPLKAGSDVWLFNGLLSFLARNGALDKGFVAEHTNGMAAALEVAEADCADLAAVAKICKLDPQDLLTFYQWFADNEKVVSAFSQGVNQSSSGTDKVNSIINCHLLTGRIGKPGMGPFSITGQPNAMGGREVGGLANMLAAHMELDNPQHRATVQTFWQSPRMAERPGLKAVDLFQAIEAGRVKAVWIMATNPVVSLPDADQVQRALKKCELVVISDIIEKTDTNAFAHVLLPALGWGEKDGTVTSSERRISRQRAFLPAPGEGRADWRIICQVAQRMGYDGFDFSSAHQVFDEHAGLSAYRNGGNGDNGGSGDGPHRVFNLSGLRGMDQAQFDAMQPVQWPLPANAAGERQGTARLFADGRFAHADGKARFIATPPRAPQHATSSDYPLSLNTGRVRDQWHTMTRTGKSPRLADHVPESFVDMHPQDALLYGVREGMLARVSSQWGEMVAKVQHGGGIARGSLFVPIHWNRQSASDARVGALVNPVVDPVSGEPEFKHTPVRVEEFAVAWYGFVLSRAQPALDDVTHWTRIQGRSFHRYELAGRSPIADHGAWAARLLGVDAADADWLEYQDGSAGIYRAVHVVDDRIDACVFLSPRPDLPSRTWLASLFLKEQLEDADRVGLLIGQPIAKGADTGPTVCSCFSVGRNTICDAVRKQGLTTVAQVTDCLKAGGNCGSCVPEIKKLLSEILVEEAS from the coding sequence ATGAATATGTCCCAGAGTTTTCCGTTGCAACCGGCCGCCAAGTTAGCCGGTACGTTGACTACTTGTCCGTATTGCGGCGTCGGTTGCGGGGTACGTGCTACGGTCAATGGCGATGGCCAGGTCGACATCGCCGGCGATGAAACGCATGCCTCTAACCTGGGGCGGCTATGCGTCAAAGGCTCGGCGCTGGGAGAGACGGTGGCGCTGGACGGGCGCTTGCTATATCCGCAAATGCGCAGCGATGACCAGCAATCCATGCAACGGGTATCCTGGGATGCCGCGCTGGACAAGGTGGCGCATGGCTTCCGGCAGATCATCGAACAGCATGGTCCGGATTCGGTGGCGCTGTATGTCTCGGGCCAGTTGCTGACGGAAGACTACTACGTCGCCAACAAGCTGATGAAGGGCTATATCGGCAGCGCCAATATCGATACCAATTCGCGGCTGTGCATGTCGTCCGCGGTGGCCGGCCACAAGCGCGCTTTCGGCGCCGACCTGGTGCCGGTGTGCTATGAAGACCTGGAACTGGCCGACCTGGTGGTGCTGGTCGGATCCAACACCGCCTGGTGTCATCCTATCCTGTTCCAGCGCATCGCCAAGATCAGGGAAACGCGGCCGCAGATGAAGCTGGTGGTGATCGATCCGCGCCGTACCGCCACCTGCGAACTGGCCGACCTGCATCTGCCGCTGAAGGCCGGCAGCGATGTCTGGCTGTTCAACGGCTTGCTCAGTTTCCTGGCGCGTAACGGCGCGCTAGATAAAGGCTTCGTTGCGGAGCACACCAACGGCATGGCTGCCGCCTTGGAAGTGGCTGAGGCCGATTGTGCCGACCTGGCTGCGGTGGCGAAGATCTGCAAGCTCGATCCGCAAGACCTGCTGACCTTCTATCAATGGTTTGCCGATAATGAAAAAGTCGTCAGCGCCTTCTCGCAAGGGGTCAATCAATCCTCCTCCGGCACCGACAAGGTCAACAGCATCATCAACTGCCATCTGCTGACGGGGCGCATAGGCAAGCCCGGCATGGGACCGTTCTCGATCACCGGCCAGCCCAACGCCATGGGCGGGCGCGAGGTTGGCGGCCTGGCAAATATGCTGGCGGCGCACATGGAGCTGGACAACCCGCAACATCGCGCGACTGTGCAGACCTTCTGGCAGTCGCCGCGGATGGCCGAGCGGCCCGGCCTGAAAGCGGTGGACTTGTTCCAGGCGATCGAAGCCGGACGCGTCAAGGCGGTCTGGATCATGGCCACCAATCCGGTGGTCAGCCTGCCGGACGCCGACCAGGTCCAGCGCGCACTGAAAAAATGCGAACTGGTGGTGATCTCCGACATCATCGAAAAGACCGACACCAATGCCTTTGCCCATGTCTTGCTGCCGGCCCTCGGCTGGGGTGAAAAGGATGGCACGGTGACCAGCTCGGAACGCCGCATCTCGCGCCAGCGCGCCTTCCTGCCGGCGCCCGGTGAAGGGCGGGCCGACTGGCGCATCATTTGCCAGGTGGCGCAGCGCATGGGTTATGACGGTTTCGATTTCAGTTCGGCGCATCAGGTATTCGATGAGCACGCCGGCCTTAGCGCCTATCGTAACGGCGGTAATGGCGATAACGGCGGCAGCGGCGATGGCCCACATCGCGTGTTCAACCTGAGCGGCTTGCGCGGTATGGACCAGGCGCAGTTCGACGCCATGCAGCCGGTCCAATGGCCGCTGCCGGCTAACGCCGCTGGAGAAAGACAAGGCACGGCGCGCTTGTTTGCCGACGGGCGCTTCGCCCATGCCGACGGCAAGGCGCGCTTCATCGCCACCCCACCCCGCGCGCCGCAACACGCCACCAGCAGCGACTATCCGCTCAGCCTCAACACCGGCCGCGTGCGCGACCAGTGGCACACCATGACGCGCACCGGCAAGTCGCCCAGGCTGGCCGACCACGTGCCGGAATCGTTCGTCGACATGCATCCGCAGGATGCCCTGCTGTACGGCGTGCGTGAAGGCATGCTGGCGCGTGTGAGCAGCCAGTGGGGCGAGATGGTGGCCAAGGTGCAGCACGGCGGCGGCATTGCCCGCGGCAGCCTGTTCGTGCCTATTCATTGGAACCGGCAGTCAGCTTCGGATGCGCGGGTCGGGGCGTTGGTCAATCCAGTGGTCGATCCGGTTTCCGGCGAGCCGGAATTCAAGCACACGCCGGTGCGGGTCGAGGAATTCGCAGTGGCCTGGTATGGCTTCGTGCTGAGCCGCGCGCAGCCGGCGCTGGATGATGTCACGCATTGGACGCGGATCCAGGGGCGTAGCTTTCATCGTTACGAGCTGGCCGGGCGCAGTCCGATCGCCGATCATGGCGCCTGGGCCGCCAGGCTGCTGGGAGTCGATGCCGCCGACGCCGACTGGCTGGAATACCAGGATGGCAGCGCCGGCATCTATCGCGCCGTGCATGTGGTGGACGATCGTATCGATGCTTGCGTGTTCCTGTCGCCGCGCCCGGACCTGCCTTCGCGCACCTGGCTGGCCAGCCTGTTCCTCAAGGAGCAGCTGGAAGACGCCGACCGCGTCGGTTTGCTGATCGGCCAGCCTATCGCCAAGGGCGCCGATACCGGGCCGACCGTGTGTTCCTGTTTTTCGGTCGGCCGCAACACCATCTGCGATGCGGTGCGCAAGCAGGGTCTGACGACCGTGGCGCAGGTCACCGACTGCCTGAAGGCCGGCGGCAATTGCGGCTCTTGCGTCCCTGAAATCAAGAAGTTGTTGTCGGAAATCCTGGTTGAAGAGGCGTCATAA
- the treF gene encoding alpha,alpha-trehalase TreF translates to MAVAASFVLGSAPAAAEAVSNIAAYPAPPSELYPQLFAAVQMGQLFKDGKTFVDALPKSRPAAIEAEYKRIKDSPGFTLADFIRQHFDLPEDNPDAYVSDRSQSLQQHIAGLWPHLTQQPGKPKAASSLLPLPQPYVVPGGRFREVYYWDSYFTMLGLLQNGKPQLIRAMVDNFASLIGRYGHVPNGNRSYYLSRSQPPFYFKMVGLLSTQDEAAAYARYLPQLRREYGFWMDGERGLKPGTAYRRVVALADGSVLNRYYDDRAVPRDESYTEDVELARNSRRQAAEIYRDVRAGAESGWDFSSRWFADGKTLATIETTAILPVDLNSLLYGLENAIRLGCERVRDLACSSDFSQRAERRLVAVQKYMWDEAGGHYVDYQWRKRQSTARPGAATFYPLFTGIAEPAQATRVAQWAGKELLKPYGIVTTPLGSGQQWDAPNGWAPLQWIAVDGLNRYGLHTLARDIATRWMSKVQQVYAGSGKLVEKYDVAGSAAEAGGGEYALQDGFGWTNGVAMQLMTLYPELNRP, encoded by the coding sequence ATGGCAGTTGCGGCCAGCTTCGTTCTTGGCAGCGCGCCGGCGGCAGCCGAGGCCGTCAGCAATATCGCTGCATATCCGGCCCCGCCCTCCGAGTTGTATCCGCAGCTGTTCGCCGCGGTGCAGATGGGCCAGCTCTTCAAGGATGGAAAAACCTTTGTCGACGCCTTGCCGAAAAGCCGGCCTGCCGCCATCGAGGCGGAATACAAACGAATCAAGGATAGCCCCGGTTTCACGCTGGCCGATTTTATCCGGCAGCATTTCGATCTGCCTGAAGACAATCCGGATGCCTACGTCAGCGACCGCTCCCAATCGCTGCAGCAGCATATAGCCGGCCTATGGCCGCACCTGACCCAGCAGCCTGGGAAGCCAAAGGCGGCCTCTTCGCTGCTGCCTTTGCCGCAACCCTATGTGGTTCCGGGCGGGCGCTTCCGCGAGGTGTATTACTGGGATTCCTATTTCACCATGCTGGGGCTGCTGCAAAACGGCAAACCGCAGCTGATACGCGCGATGGTGGATAATTTCGCCAGTCTGATCGGCCGCTACGGCCATGTCCCGAACGGCAACCGCAGCTATTACCTGAGCCGTTCGCAGCCGCCGTTCTATTTCAAGATGGTCGGCCTGCTGTCGACCCAGGACGAAGCCGCCGCCTATGCGCGTTACCTGCCGCAGCTGCGGCGCGAGTACGGTTTCTGGATGGATGGCGAACGTGGCCTCAAGCCCGGCACGGCATACCGGCGAGTAGTGGCGCTGGCCGACGGCAGTGTGCTGAACCGCTACTACGACGACCGCGCCGTGCCGCGCGACGAATCGTATACCGAGGACGTCGAACTTGCCCGCAACAGCCGCCGCCAGGCTGCCGAGATTTACCGCGATGTGCGCGCCGGCGCTGAAAGCGGCTGGGATTTCAGCAGCCGCTGGTTCGCCGACGGCAAGACGCTGGCCACTATCGAGACCACCGCCATCCTGCCGGTCGACCTGAACAGTTTGCTGTACGGCCTGGAAAATGCGATCCGTCTCGGCTGCGAGCGGGTGCGCGACCTTGCCTGCAGCAGCGATTTCAGCCAGCGCGCGGAACGCCGTCTCGTGGCCGTGCAAAAGTACATGTGGGATGAGGCCGGCGGGCATTATGTCGACTACCAATGGCGCAAGCGGCAATCGACCGCGCGCCCTGGCGCCGCTACTTTCTACCCTTTGTTCACCGGCATCGCCGAACCCGCGCAGGCAACGCGCGTAGCACAGTGGGCTGGCAAGGAATTGCTGAAACCGTATGGCATCGTCACGACGCCGCTCGGCAGCGGCCAGCAATGGGATGCGCCCAACGGCTGGGCGCCGCTGCAATGGATCGCGGTGGACGGCTTGAACCGTTACGGCTTGCACACCCTGGCGCGCGACATCGCCACGCGCTGGATGAGCAAGGTGCAGCAGGTCTACGCCGGCAGCGGCAAGCTGGTGGAGAAATACGATGTGGCCGGCAGCGCTGCCGAAGCCGGCGGCGGCGAATACGCCTTGCAGGATGGCTTCGGCTGGACCAACGGCGTGGCGATGCAGCTGATGACCTTGTATCCTGAACTGAACCGTCCCTAA
- a CDS encoding MFS transporter: MSQAQSTKLSASLVIMMSVATGVAVASNYYAQPLLHTIAARFGISNGSAGLIVTVAQLGYALGLMLLVPLADMLERKKLIVIMSLLSACGLLITATAQSLVFVLIGTALTGLFSVVSQVLVPFAATLAAPHERGKVVGHVMTGLLLGILLARTVAGYLSAWGGWQTVYWFGAALMTVTAIVLARALPRHHPTQSLSYPRLLASILTLFVAEPVLRIRALLGAIIFAVFSVLWTSISFLLAAEPFHYSDGTIGLFGLVGAAGAMAASHAGRLADRGHAGRSTTIGLALLLLSWLPLVFAKSSLIGLLFGILLLDLMVQAIHVTNLSVINHLHPDSRNRLTAGYMTCYFIGGACGSLLSTAMYGHSGWLGVSMTGAGLSAAGLAVWWLAERNDKQAA, translated from the coding sequence ATGTCACAAGCCCAATCCACCAAACTCAGCGCCAGCCTGGTGATCATGATGTCGGTCGCCACCGGTGTCGCGGTGGCCAGCAACTATTACGCGCAGCCGCTGCTGCACACCATCGCCGCCCGTTTCGGCATTTCCAACGGCAGCGCCGGCCTGATCGTCACCGTGGCCCAGCTCGGCTATGCGCTCGGCCTGATGCTGCTGGTGCCGCTGGCCGATATGCTGGAACGCAAGAAACTGATCGTCATCATGAGCCTGCTGTCGGCCTGCGGCCTGCTGATCACGGCCACCGCGCAAAGCCTGGTGTTCGTCCTCATCGGCACCGCCCTGACCGGCTTGTTCTCGGTAGTGTCGCAGGTGCTGGTGCCGTTTGCCGCGACCCTGGCGGCGCCGCATGAACGCGGCAAGGTGGTAGGCCATGTAATGACCGGCCTGCTGCTGGGCATCCTGCTGGCGCGCACCGTGGCCGGCTATCTGTCGGCCTGGGGCGGCTGGCAAACCGTGTACTGGTTCGGCGCCGCTCTGATGACCGTCACCGCGATCGTGCTGGCGCGCGCGCTGCCGCGCCATCATCCGACCCAGAGCCTGAGCTATCCGCGCCTGCTGGCGTCGATCCTGACCTTGTTCGTGGCAGAGCCGGTGCTGCGCATACGCGCCTTGCTGGGAGCGATCATCTTCGCCGTCTTCAGCGTGCTGTGGACCTCGATTTCCTTCCTGCTGGCGGCCGAACCTTTCCACTATTCCGACGGCACCATCGGCTTGTTCGGCCTGGTCGGCGCCGCCGGCGCCATGGCCGCCTCGCATGCCGGACGACTGGCCGACCGCGGCCATGCCGGCCGTTCCACCACCATCGGACTGGCGCTGCTGCTGCTGTCCTGGCTGCCGCTGGTGTTCGCCAAGAGCTCGCTGATCGGACTGCTGTTCGGCATCCTGCTGCTGGACCTGATGGTGCAGGCGATCCACGTCACCAACCTGAGCGTGATCAATCATCTGCATCCCGATTCCCGCAACCGCCTGACCGCCGGCTACATGACCTGCTACTTCATCGGCGGCGCCTGCGGTTCGCTGCTGTCGACCGCGATGTACGGCCACTCCGGCTGGTTGGGCGTATCGATGACGGGCGCGGGATTAAGCGCAGCCGGCCTGGCCGTCTGGTGGCTGGCCGAACGCAATGACAAGCAAGCTGCCTGA
- a CDS encoding LysR family transcriptional regulator, producing MDRFHLMSVFVAVAEEQSFAAAARRLQMSPPAVTRAVSALEERLGVKLLNRTTRYVRSTDAGLRYLEDARRIMAEADEADEAAAGVNAEPRGQLTVTAPVLFGRMFVMPTMVDYLQRFPAMAVSALFVDRVVNLLEEGIDVGIRIGELADSSMKAIQVGQVSRVVCAAPAYLAAHGAPATPEELAGHAVIASTGVAADSEWRFMSKHKSAGGKLSSVKIQPRMTVSSNDAAIEAALRGFGVTRLLSYQIAPYLDSGQLQIVLAEHQPACVPIHVLHREGRLASAKVRRFVDLLVESLRANKALR from the coding sequence ATGGACCGGTTTCATCTGATGAGCGTATTCGTGGCGGTAGCGGAGGAACAGAGCTTCGCCGCCGCGGCGCGCCGCCTGCAGATGTCGCCGCCGGCCGTCACCCGCGCCGTATCGGCGCTGGAAGAACGGCTCGGGGTCAAGCTGCTGAACCGCACCACGCGCTACGTGCGCAGCACCGATGCCGGCCTGCGTTACCTGGAAGACGCGCGCCGCATCATGGCTGAAGCCGACGAAGCCGATGAGGCTGCGGCCGGCGTCAATGCCGAGCCGCGCGGCCAGCTGACGGTGACAGCGCCGGTGCTGTTCGGACGCATGTTCGTGATGCCGACTATGGTCGACTACCTGCAGCGCTTTCCGGCGATGGCGGTGTCGGCCTTGTTCGTCGACCGCGTGGTCAACCTGCTGGAAGAAGGCATAGACGTCGGCATCCGCATCGGCGAACTGGCCGACTCGAGCATGAAAGCAATCCAGGTCGGACAGGTCAGCCGGGTAGTATGCGCGGCGCCGGCCTATCTGGCGGCGCATGGCGCGCCGGCCACGCCTGAGGAATTGGCCGGGCATGCGGTGATCGCTTCGACCGGCGTCGCCGCCGACAGCGAATGGCGCTTCATGAGCAAGCACAAAAGCGCCGGCGGCAAGCTCAGCAGCGTGAAAATCCAGCCGCGCATGACGGTCAGCAGCAACGACGCCGCCATCGAAGCGGCCTTGCGCGGCTTCGGCGTGACGCGCCTGCTGTCCTACCAGATCGCACCCTATCTCGATTCCGGCCAGCTGCAGATCGTGCTGGCCGAGCACCAGCCGGCCTGCGTGCCTATCCACGTGCTGCACCGCGAAGGGCGGCTGGCCTCGGCCAAGGTCAGGCGCTTCGTCGATCTGCTGGTGGAGAGCCTGCGCGCCAACAAGGCGCTGCGCTGA
- a CDS encoding nuclear transport factor 2 family protein, with protein sequence MSQASEARPPFPPFTRETAIQKVRMAEDGWNSRDPQRVSLAYTVDTIWRNRSEFPQGREQIVQFLARKWERELDYRLIKELWAFDGNRIAVRFAYECHDAAGNWFRSYGNENWEFDEHGLMHRRYASINDLPIKESERKYHWPLGRRPDDHPGLSELGL encoded by the coding sequence ATGAGTCAAGCCAGCGAAGCCCGTCCGCCATTTCCTCCATTCACCCGTGAAACCGCGATCCAGAAAGTGAGGATGGCGGAAGACGGCTGGAACAGCCGCGATCCGCAGCGTGTGTCGCTGGCGTATACCGTCGACACCATCTGGCGCAACCGTTCCGAATTTCCCCAGGGGCGCGAGCAGATCGTGCAATTCCTGGCCCGCAAGTGGGAGCGCGAGCTGGATTACCGCCTGATCAAGGAACTCTGGGCGTTCGACGGCAACCGGATTGCGGTGCGCTTTGCCTATGAATGCCACGATGCCGCCGGCAACTGGTTCCGCTCTTACGGCAACGAGAATTGGGAGTTCGATGAACACGGCCTGATGCACCGGCGCTATGCCAGCATCAACGACCTGCCGATCAAGGAATCGGAGCGCAAGTACCACTGGCCCCTGGGGCGCCGTCCGGACGACCATCCGGGCCTGAGCGAGCTTGGCTTGTAA
- a CDS encoding antitoxin translates to MHTTKVFKNGNSQAIRIPAELAYARTDIEFQIERVGDELRIRPAGRPLAGVLKKFSSFGADFMAAGRGEQEQEEREVL, encoded by the coding sequence ATGCACACCACCAAGGTCTTCAAGAACGGCAATTCCCAGGCGATCCGGATTCCGGCCGAGCTGGCCTATGCGCGCACCGATATCGAGTTTCAGATCGAGCGGGTCGGCGACGAATTGCGGATCCGTCCGGCAGGCCGTCCCCTGGCCGGCGTGCTCAAGAAGTTTTCCAGTTTCGGCGCCGATTTCATGGCAGCCGGCCGCGGCGAGCAAGAACAGGAAGAGCGCGAGGTCCTCTGA
- a CDS encoding type II toxin-antitoxin system VapC family toxin, with protein sequence MARYMLDTNMCIYLMKNQPRQVAERFAACFVGDVVMSAITFAELEYGVAASANPVRERQHLAALAEDIPVAPFDCAAASAYGPIREATRERRKDHLDKLIAAHAVSLDVVLVTNNERDFAVYPGVKIENWIASGAG encoded by the coding sequence ATGGCGCGCTACATGCTCGACACCAATATGTGTATCTACCTGATGAAAAACCAGCCGCGGCAAGTGGCTGAGCGCTTTGCCGCGTGTTTTGTGGGCGATGTCGTGATGTCGGCGATTACTTTCGCCGAACTGGAATATGGCGTCGCGGCGTCGGCGAATCCCGTCCGCGAACGGCAACACCTGGCGGCGCTGGCAGAGGACATTCCGGTAGCGCCCTTCGACTGCGCCGCGGCCAGCGCCTACGGCCCGATCCGGGAGGCGACGCGCGAGCGCAGGAAAGACCATCTCGACAAACTGATCGCAGCGCATGCGGTATCGCTGGATGTGGTGCTGGTGACCAATAACGAACGGGATTTCGCCGTCTATCCGGGCGTGAAAATCGAGAACTGGATCGCGTCCGGCGCCGGCTGA
- a CDS encoding M3 family metallopeptidase translates to MSDIHAANPLLQDWNTPYGLPPFDQVKAEHFVPAFEIALPAHLAEIDAIAAQTAAPNFANTLAAFDQSGRLNSRISLLFENLTASETSPALQAAEIELAPRLAAHKNAIYLHAGLFARIDALYAERARLDLDPVQLRLLERVHLDFVRAGANLPPQSRARYSAVTERLAALSTQFTQNVLADESGFVLALEDEAALAGLPPFLRASAQAAAQQRGLPEGSHVMTLSPSLAEPFLTFSDRRDLREAVWRGRVARGAHAGSHDNRPVAAEIMALRQEQAQLHGYATYADYQLIDRMAGKPEAVSALLGKVWEPAKAKAEQDRIALTEMARNLGQPTPIAAWDWRYLAEKVRQARYDLDDAELKPYFALDNMIGAMFDCAHRLFGISFVEQHGVALHHADARLWQVRNREDVLIGLFIGDNFARASKRSGAWMHVFRNQSGHDGGTLPIVINNNNFAKAAKGESALLSFDDVRTLFHEFGHGLHGLLSQVKYERLAGTQVLQDYVELPSQIFENWAEEEVVLKQHARHYQTGAAIPSALLEKLKRARQFDQAWATIMYAGPALIDMALHSLPNGSAVDMAAFEAQQCELLGIPQDIGQRHYLSHFQHLFAGSDYAAGYYVYMWAEVLDADAYDAFTEAGDPFQPAIAERLQKHIYSSGNKQDPALAFRAFRGRDPKVEPMLAKRGLI, encoded by the coding sequence ATGTCAGACATTCACGCCGCCAATCCGCTGTTGCAAGACTGGAATACCCCTTACGGCTTGCCGCCTTTCGATCAGGTCAAGGCCGAACATTTCGTCCCCGCGTTTGAAATTGCATTGCCGGCCCACCTGGCCGAGATCGATGCCATCGCCGCACAAACGGCGGCTCCTAATTTTGCCAACACGCTGGCCGCTTTCGATCAGTCGGGCCGGCTCAACAGCCGCATCAGCCTGCTGTTCGAGAACCTGACCGCGAGCGAAACCTCGCCCGCCTTGCAGGCAGCCGAGATCGAACTGGCGCCCAGGCTGGCCGCGCACAAGAATGCCATTTACCTGCATGCCGGCCTGTTTGCCCGTATCGACGCCTTGTACGCCGAACGCGCCCGCCTGGACCTGGATCCGGTGCAGCTGCGTTTGCTGGAACGGGTGCACCTGGACTTTGTGCGCGCCGGCGCCAACCTGCCGCCGCAATCGCGCGCTCGCTACAGCGCAGTGACGGAAAGGCTGGCGGCGCTGAGCACGCAGTTTACGCAAAACGTCCTGGCCGATGAATCCGGCTTTGTGCTGGCGCTGGAAGACGAAGCGGCGCTGGCCGGACTGCCGCCGTTCCTGCGCGCTTCGGCGCAGGCGGCGGCGCAGCAGCGCGGCCTGCCGGAAGGCAGCCATGTAATGACCCTGTCGCCCTCGCTGGCCGAACCCTTCCTCACTTTCTCCGACCGCCGCGATTTGCGCGAAGCGGTCTGGCGCGGCCGCGTCGCCCGCGGCGCCCACGCCGGCAGCCATGACAATCGCCCGGTCGCCGCCGAGATCATGGCCTTGCGCCAGGAGCAGGCGCAACTGCACGGCTACGCCACCTATGCCGATTACCAGCTGATCGACCGCATGGCCGGCAAGCCGGAAGCGGTATCCGCCCTGCTGGGCAAGGTCTGGGAACCGGCCAAGGCCAAGGCGGAACAGGACCGTATCGCCCTGACCGAGATGGCGCGCAACCTGGGCCAGCCGACGCCGATCGCGGCCTGGGACTGGCGCTACCTGGCCGAGAAAGTGCGCCAGGCGCGCTACGACCTGGACGACGCCGAACTGAAACCCTACTTCGCGCTGGACAACATGATAGGCGCCATGTTCGACTGCGCTCATCGTCTGTTCGGAATCAGCTTTGTCGAGCAGCACGGCGTCGCCCTGCATCATGCGGACGCCCGCCTGTGGCAAGTGCGCAATCGCGAAGATGTCCTGATCGGACTCTTCATCGGCGACAACTTCGCCCGCGCCAGCAAGCGCAGCGGCGCCTGGATGCATGTCTTCCGCAACCAGTCCGGCCATGACGGCGGCACCCTGCCGATCGTCATCAACAATAACAATTTCGCCAAGGCCGCCAAGGGCGAGAGCGCGTTGCTGAGTTTCGACGACGTGCGCACCCTGTTCCACGAATTCGGCCACGGCTTGCACGGCCTGCTGTCGCAGGTGAAGTACGAACGCCTGGCCGGCACCCAGGTATTGCAGGATTACGTCGAGCTGCCGTCGCAGATCTTCGAGAACTGGGCAGAAGAGGAAGTGGTGCTCAAGCAGCATGCGCGGCACTATCAGACTGGCGCGGCGATCCCGTCAGCGCTGCTGGAAAAGCTCAAGCGCGCGCGCCAGTTCGACCAGGCCTGGGCCACCATCATGTATGCCGGCCCGGCGCTGATCGACATGGCGCTGCATTCGCTGCCGAACGGCAGCGCGGTCGACATGGCGGCTTTTGAAGCGCAGCAATGCGAACTGCTGGGCATCCCGCAGGACATCGGCCAGCGCCACTACCTGAGCCATTTCCAGCATCTGTTCGCCGGTTCCGACTACGCCGCGGGCTACTACGTCTACATGTGGGCCGAAGTGCTGGATGCCGACGCCTACGATGCTTTCACCGAAGCGGGCGATCCGTTCCAGCCGGCGATTGCCGAGCGCTTGCAAAAGCATATCTACAGCTCCGGCAACAAACAGGATCCGGCGCTGGCGTTCCGCGCCTTCCGCGGCCGCGATCCGAAGGTCGAGCCGATGCTGGCGAAGCGCGGATTGATCTAG
- a CDS encoding S1/P1 nuclease, producing the protein MKLNRQLFLTFIGSVACAAPLMLASQSALAWGDEGHMVVGLIANNYLTDNVRSQVDAILANDSSGLTAGDIASEATWADKYRNSHRETAAWHFVDTEISDGDIDAACFGHPSLPANTPASGGVAQDCVVDKVDQFALELRDPNTDPAERLLALQFLLHFVGDMHQPLHSSDSHDRGGNDETVSATGIAAGKLHAYWDTAFVNKLGTDQNKVASALIAKISKAQIAQWQQQTPRDWSLEAFDLARTDAYGKLPTPGSTGKYKLPASYVSNATSVVALQLSRAGVRLAKILNDALDGNAVSGASIFVSPFGEKK; encoded by the coding sequence ATGAAACTGAATCGTCAGCTGTTCCTCACCTTTATCGGCAGCGTGGCATGCGCCGCGCCTTTGATGCTGGCCAGCCAAAGCGCACTGGCCTGGGGTGATGAAGGACATATGGTGGTCGGCCTGATTGCCAACAACTACCTGACCGACAACGTCCGCTCGCAGGTCGACGCCATCCTGGCCAACGACAGCAGCGGCCTGACCGCCGGCGACATCGCCTCGGAAGCGACTTGGGCCGACAAGTACCGCAATTCACATCGCGAAACCGCCGCCTGGCATTTTGTCGATACCGAGATCAGCGACGGCGACATCGACGCCGCCTGCTTCGGCCATCCGAGCCTGCCCGCCAATACCCCGGCATCGGGCGGCGTGGCGCAGGATTGCGTGGTCGACAAGGTCGATCAGTTCGCGCTCGAATTGCGTGATCCGAACACCGATCCTGCCGAACGCTTGCTGGCGCTGCAGTTCCTGCTGCACTTCGTCGGCGACATGCACCAGCCGCTGCACTCCAGCGACTCCCACGACCGCGGCGGCAACGACGAAACGGTGTCCGCCACCGGCATCGCCGCCGGCAAGCTGCACGCTTACTGGGATACGGCATTCGTGAACAAGCTGGGCACCGACCAGAACAAGGTGGCGTCGGCATTGATCGCCAAGATCAGCAAGGCCCAGATCGCGCAATGGCAGCAGCAGACGCCGCGCGACTGGTCGCTGGAAGCCTTCGACCTGGCCCGCACCGACGCATACGGCAAGCTGCCGACGCCTGGATCCACCGGCAAGTACAAGCTGCCGGCCAGCTATGTCAGCAACGCCACCAGCGTGGTTGCCTTGCAGCTGAGCCGTGCCGGCGTGCGTCTGGCGAAAATTCTGAATGACGCCTTGGATGGCAATGCCGTTTCCGGCGCATCGATATTCGTCTCGCCATTTGGCGAGAAAAAATAA